The following are encoded together in the Capsulimonas corticalis genome:
- a CDS encoding type II secretion system F family protein: protein MRLTASGPAASAAGGAVAMETGSGLRMDTRFMEQSLGPPPVLSPGKWLLTKFVYPVWTGVSLRDMALLYRQLATLTNAGLNLQHTVSTIALQIPNSILRKCLRTMERRISAGEPLSAAMAEYPWIFPDYQRAAVITGEATGSLDIMFGRLADWLEQEHNLRSMIKREMFLPCINLTGMFLLPPLVDLVMGHPELYYEDAILPMLQTIGVIAAIYVMCRLASGFRLAYDAVLSVIPAIGGAVRMLSFARFCRTLASLYAAGVNIIRALQYAVDGCGNTYLGRRIATAIPRIESGEGITQALGMTGIFPPIVLSMLGTGEESGNLDQMMDKMASYYEAEAAVRLHQISVSLGVITTIAVGIRILLIVIKFYTGLYGPLSGIMNDMDK from the coding sequence ATGCGGCTGACCGCAAGCGGCCCCGCAGCCAGCGCGGCCGGCGGCGCGGTCGCCATGGAAACCGGAAGCGGCCTGCGCATGGACACTCGTTTCATGGAGCAATCGCTGGGACCACCGCCGGTCCTGTCTCCTGGCAAGTGGCTGCTGACCAAATTCGTTTATCCAGTCTGGACTGGCGTGTCGCTTCGCGACATGGCGCTATTGTATCGGCAGCTTGCGACGCTGACAAATGCAGGTCTCAATCTGCAGCATACCGTGTCGACGATTGCGCTGCAGATACCAAACAGCATCCTTCGAAAATGTCTTCGAACCATGGAGCGCCGTATTAGCGCCGGCGAGCCGCTGAGCGCGGCGATGGCGGAATATCCGTGGATATTTCCCGATTATCAGCGCGCCGCCGTGATTACTGGAGAAGCAACCGGCAGCCTGGACATTATGTTCGGGCGTCTCGCAGATTGGCTGGAACAGGAACATAACCTTCGCAGCATGATCAAGCGCGAAATGTTTCTGCCCTGCATCAATCTTACCGGCATGTTTTTGCTTCCGCCGCTCGTGGATCTGGTTATGGGGCATCCGGAACTCTACTACGAGGATGCAATCCTACCGATGCTCCAGACCATCGGTGTGATTGCCGCCATCTATGTGATGTGCCGCCTGGCCTCGGGCTTTCGCCTTGCTTATGATGCGGTGCTCTCGGTCATTCCGGCGATCGGCGGCGCGGTTCGGATGCTGTCTTTCGCGCGATTTTGCCGAACATTGGCTTCGCTTTACGCGGCAGGCGTCAACATCATACGCGCGCTGCAATATGCGGTTGATGGCTGTGGCAATACGTACTTAGGCAGGCGCATCGCAACCGCCATTCCGAGGATTGAAAGCGGCGAGGGGATCACACAAGCGCTTGGAATGACCGGAATTTTTCCGCCAATCGTTTTGTCGATGCTGGGCACGGGCGAGGAATCCGGCAATCTCGACCAAATGATGGATAAGATGGCGAGCTATTACGAAGCCGAAGCGGCAGTTCGTCTCCATCAGATCAGCGTTTCTCTCGGGGTCATCACGACGATTGCCGTCGGCATTCGGATTCTGTTGATCGTAATAAAATTCTATACCGGCCTTTATGGTCCCTTAAGCGGGATCATGAACGACATGGATAAGTAA
- a CDS encoding stalk domain-containing protein, with protein MKSPARGVTAAAVALAAALSLTVIGPHRAYAAPIQGHEDSNLAVTVLSPTPRTSFSGEKPVEISAFYQGSATNQITAVELFVDGVSAFTKHLDAPEERGVISFLVDASQLTGGTHRIVIRAIAADAEVVSAKSSFIFVGDDQNASPRIAAPAQASPDALPQLSYMSPAPEEKVQGTVKIQLDASDASGKAPYVSVFVDNVFKTLRNYPPYEYDWDTTEYTNGYHTIQSFGYNESDKLGPAKTLRVYVNNPGGRTAIRTDLKDGGAKQPAAPKTTDARPLDNRVTAAAKPKTIAPLPVATQPLPRKKTSIRPAAPATLALGAVKCAPSTSQTLVAKRFDLSSSSVDADLASPFVPDAPAATKVKTSGLSRRPQLPAVKKLSGPSIASGATRRSQHDVMLAKRQDLFDQTGGASLGSQLSDPFLPETTTPRVKPATPVSGFKPKPAPDSSIAAQPAVKAPSVASAGKVTPLKAAPTVQIIHVNAGVAATAASPYLAAPAVAAHPAHVNVAAAHPAAEPKAVKPILAAPKAVKVVVTQAKVNKAVLVQPKAVKPVLAAAHPLTQAKTAKLQLVETPIQVKMAAVQTSVPMVKKIIVHVAAPKHIRIHTGATSSTRSLLNAKGQTSVLFNSTVVRLDRPLAAHGDILFSPFRQIFEYQGGKLTWERGTGTVHAVSESKDITLKIGNRTATINDAKTVMPSAPYLAEGRTMVPLAFLSTAMDVKVQYDQATGHLLVTSK; from the coding sequence ATGAAATCCCCGGCCCGCGGCGTTACGGCGGCCGCGGTGGCGCTAGCCGCCGCCCTTAGCCTCACTGTAATCGGACCGCACCGCGCTTACGCAGCCCCAATTCAGGGCCACGAAGATAGCAACTTAGCAGTCACTGTTCTCAGCCCCACCCCTCGCACCAGCTTCAGCGGCGAAAAGCCGGTCGAGATTTCCGCTTTTTACCAAGGCTCCGCCACCAACCAGATCACCGCCGTTGAACTGTTTGTGGACGGCGTCAGCGCTTTCACCAAGCACCTGGACGCTCCGGAAGAGCGCGGCGTCATTTCCTTCCTGGTCGACGCTTCGCAGCTGACCGGCGGCACGCACCGGATCGTGATCCGCGCGATCGCCGCCGACGCCGAAGTGGTTTCCGCCAAGAGCTCGTTCATTTTTGTCGGCGACGACCAGAACGCAAGCCCGCGCATCGCCGCCCCGGCCCAGGCTTCCCCCGACGCCCTTCCCCAGCTGAGCTACATGAGCCCGGCCCCGGAAGAGAAGGTCCAGGGAACCGTCAAGATCCAGCTCGACGCCTCCGACGCCAGCGGCAAAGCGCCGTATGTCTCGGTGTTTGTCGACAATGTCTTCAAGACGCTGCGCAACTATCCGCCGTATGAGTACGACTGGGACACCACGGAGTACACGAACGGCTACCACACGATCCAGTCCTTCGGCTACAACGAATCCGACAAGCTCGGACCGGCCAAGACCCTGCGTGTGTATGTCAACAACCCCGGCGGCCGCACCGCGATCCGCACGGACCTCAAGGACGGCGGCGCCAAGCAGCCGGCCGCTCCGAAGACGACCGACGCCCGCCCGCTCGACAACCGCGTGACGGCCGCCGCGAAGCCGAAGACAATCGCTCCGCTTCCGGTCGCCACACAGCCGCTGCCGCGCAAGAAGACGAGCATCCGTCCCGCCGCTCCGGCGACTCTGGCGCTGGGCGCCGTCAAGTGCGCTCCGTCCACGTCGCAGACGCTGGTCGCCAAGCGCTTCGATCTGTCGTCCTCCTCCGTGGACGCGGATCTGGCGAGCCCGTTCGTTCCAGACGCTCCGGCCGCGACGAAGGTCAAGACTTCGGGCCTGTCCCGCCGCCCGCAGCTCCCTGCGGTGAAGAAGCTGTCCGGCCCGTCGATCGCCTCCGGCGCGACGCGCCGCTCGCAGCATGATGTGATGCTCGCCAAGCGTCAGGATCTCTTCGATCAGACCGGCGGCGCTTCGCTCGGCTCCCAGCTCTCCGACCCGTTCCTGCCCGAGACGACCACGCCCCGGGTAAAGCCCGCGACGCCGGTCTCCGGCTTCAAGCCCAAGCCCGCGCCGGACTCCTCGATCGCCGCTCAGCCGGCGGTGAAGGCTCCGTCGGTCGCAAGCGCCGGTAAGGTCACCCCGCTGAAGGCCGCTCCGACCGTCCAGATCATCCACGTGAACGCAGGCGTCGCCGCAACGGCCGCGTCTCCGTACCTCGCCGCTCCGGCGGTCGCCGCTCATCCGGCGCACGTGAATGTCGCGGCCGCGCATCCCGCCGCCGAGCCGAAGGCCGTCAAGCCGATCCTAGCCGCCCCCAAGGCCGTCAAGGTCGTCGTGACGCAGGCGAAGGTGAACAAGGCCGTTCTGGTTCAGCCGAAGGCCGTCAAGCCGGTCCTGGCCGCCGCCCATCCGCTCACCCAGGCGAAAACCGCGAAGCTTCAGCTCGTGGAGACGCCGATCCAGGTGAAGATGGCCGCCGTGCAGACCTCGGTCCCGATGGTGAAGAAGATCATCGTGCACGTCGCCGCTCCGAAGCACATCCGGATCCACACCGGCGCCACGAGCTCCACGCGCAGCCTGCTGAACGCCAAGGGTCAGACCTCGGTCCTGTTCAACAGCACTGTCGTCCGCCTCGACCGCCCGCTGGCCGCGCACGGCGATATCCTGTTCAGCCCGTTCCGGCAGATCTTCGAGTACCAGGGCGGCAAGCTGACCTGGGAGCGCGGAACCGGCACGGTTCACGCCGTGAGCGAATCCAAGGACATCACCCTGAAGATCGGCAACCGGACCGCGACGATCAACGACGCCAAGACGGTGATGCCCAGCGCCCCCTATCTGGCCGAAGGCCGGACCATGGTCCCGCTGGCGTTCCTGTCGACCGCGATGGACGTCAAGGTTCAGTACGATCAGGCCACCGGTCACCTGCTGGTTACCAGCAAGTAA
- the murQ gene encoding N-acetylmuramic acid 6-phosphate etherase, translating to MTHEIDRESNALEHLTTEAINSDLSDIDSLDTESRLRVINAQDAEVAAAVGKQIPQIARAVHSAAHSLRRGGRLIYIGAGTSGRLGVLDAAECPPTFGTPPEWVQAIIAGGQQAMFRAVEGAEDDPDLGAAAIIEIDASENDTVVGISASGRAPFVVGALRQAKKRGATTIVITNNKNSELEAIADIGIPVVVGPEVLAGSTRMKSGTAQKMVLNMISTGAMMEIGKTYGNLMVDVMATNTKLKARAARIVAQVTGESLAAAQQSLANAGGSAKVAILMVETGKTAEEARQFLEATGGVLRKALSRAAGK from the coding sequence ATGACGCATGAAATCGATCGCGAGTCGAACGCACTGGAGCATTTGACAACGGAGGCCATCAATTCCGACCTTTCAGACATCGATTCCCTGGACACGGAGTCGCGCCTTCGCGTGATCAACGCGCAGGACGCCGAAGTGGCGGCGGCGGTTGGAAAGCAGATCCCGCAGATCGCGCGGGCGGTGCACAGCGCCGCGCATTCGCTGCGGCGCGGCGGTCGTTTGATCTATATCGGCGCCGGCACGAGCGGACGCCTCGGCGTTCTCGACGCCGCCGAGTGCCCTCCCACCTTCGGCACGCCGCCGGAATGGGTTCAAGCGATCATCGCCGGCGGACAGCAGGCGATGTTCCGCGCCGTGGAAGGCGCCGAGGACGACCCGGACCTGGGCGCGGCGGCGATCATTGAGATCGACGCCAGTGAGAACGACACGGTCGTCGGCATTTCCGCCTCCGGCCGCGCCCCCTTCGTGGTCGGCGCGCTGCGCCAGGCAAAGAAGCGCGGCGCGACCACAATCGTGATCACCAACAACAAAAACTCCGAGCTGGAAGCCATCGCCGACATCGGCATTCCCGTGGTCGTCGGCCCCGAAGTGCTGGCCGGCTCGACCCGGATGAAGAGCGGCACGGCGCAGAAGATGGTCCTGAACATGATCAGCACCGGCGCGATGATGGAGATCGGCAAGACTTACGGCAACTTGATGGTCGACGTCATGGCGACCAACACCAAGCTGAAGGCGCGCGCCGCCCGAATCGTCGCCCAGGTGACCGGCGAAAGCCTCGCCGCCGCGCAGCAATCCCTCGCAAATGCCGGCGGCTCAGCCAAGGTCGCGATTCTGATGGTGGAAACGGGAAAAACGGCGGAAGAAGCCCGGCAGTTCCTGGAAGCCACCGGCGGCGTCCTCCGCAAAGCGCTCTCGCGCGCGGCGGGGAAATAA
- a CDS encoding J domain-containing protein → MNLQRNYYEVLGLPPSASTSEIKNKYRELAKKFHPDLTQDKVLGQRIFAQINQAYRVLGDTERRSQYDATLVPERGMPAGSTSGVQATTQPQAATAAPPPQAARPAQAPISPQMEAEVQRLLGEAEMAMMGGKAKDARSICETILGMQPDNAKALGLLGDVYAQQGDPQRAIETYRKALQYGASPMIQSKLSRLTAAPAPSSATPPPAAPKSAPQPAKSGGFINRILGRNN, encoded by the coding sequence GTGAACCTGCAACGAAATTATTACGAAGTTCTGGGGCTGCCGCCAAGCGCCTCCACTTCGGAGATTAAAAATAAATATCGGGAGCTGGCGAAGAAATTCCACCCGGACCTGACACAGGATAAAGTCCTGGGCCAGCGTATCTTCGCGCAGATCAATCAGGCTTACCGCGTGCTTGGCGACACCGAGCGCCGTTCGCAGTATGACGCCACCCTCGTTCCGGAGCGCGGCATGCCCGCCGGGTCGACCTCGGGCGTTCAGGCGACGACTCAGCCGCAAGCCGCCACGGCCGCGCCTCCGCCGCAGGCCGCTCGTCCCGCGCAGGCTCCGATCTCGCCGCAAATGGAAGCCGAAGTCCAGCGTCTGCTGGGTGAAGCCGAAATGGCGATGATGGGCGGAAAAGCCAAGGACGCTCGCTCGATCTGCGAAACGATCCTCGGCATGCAGCCCGACAACGCCAAGGCCCTCGGCCTTCTCGGCGATGTCTACGCGCAGCAGGGCGATCCGCAGCGCGCCATCGAAACCTATCGCAAGGCGCTCCAATACGGCGCCAGCCCGATGATCCAGTCCAAACTCTCGCGTCTCACCGCCGCTCCGGCTCCGTCGTCCGCGACGCCGCCGCCCGCCGCGCCCAAGAGCGCGCCGCAGCCCGCAAAGTCCGGCGGTTTCATCAACCGCATCCTTGGCCGCAACAACTAG
- a CDS encoding zinc ribbon domain-containing protein, giving the protein MPPFAIKLLRAFSALLLWAGAALVIGGALSPWAALKVLRSVDVSVPGALFAQGGLCLAAGVLVLLGLRRSPLLCLIAALYTLGWVNAAKVEVPRRVKHQVIGTQLALFPLNRLLDQFHINDVEIADWSRPNAELLAPGLDWTNKGALLLLLGGLIGLPADPIALFAYKWTARARCRHCNATWLRSRQADFCPQCGQSTAPADRWHCDVCHGELGRSDKFCTHCGAGVGN; this is encoded by the coding sequence ATGCCCCCGTTCGCGATCAAGCTTCTGCGCGCGTTTTCCGCGCTGCTTCTCTGGGCGGGGGCCGCGCTGGTCATTGGGGGCGCGCTGAGCCCTTGGGCGGCGCTCAAGGTGCTGCGGTCGGTGGATGTCAGCGTTCCGGGCGCGCTCTTCGCGCAGGGCGGTCTGTGCCTTGCGGCGGGGGTGTTGGTGCTGCTCGGGCTGCGCCGCAGCCCTCTGCTCTGCCTAATTGCCGCCCTGTATACACTGGGGTGGGTCAACGCGGCAAAGGTCGAAGTCCCCAGACGCGTGAAACATCAGGTGATTGGGACGCAGCTCGCGCTGTTTCCGCTCAATCGACTGCTCGATCAGTTCCATATCAACGATGTCGAGATCGCCGACTGGAGCAGACCCAATGCCGAGCTTCTGGCGCCCGGCCTCGATTGGACCAACAAAGGCGCGCTCTTGCTCCTGCTTGGCGGCCTCATCGGCCTGCCCGCCGACCCCATCGCCCTGTTCGCCTATAAATGGACAGCCCGCGCCCGTTGCCGTCATTGCAATGCGACATGGCTTCGTTCCCGCCAGGCGGACTTCTGTCCGCAATGCGGACAAAGCACCGCCCCGGCAGACCGCTGGCATTGTGATGTGTGTCATGGGGAATTGGGGAGATCCGACAAGTTCTGCACGCACTGCGGCGCGGGGGTTGGAAATTAA
- a CDS encoding FmdB family zinc ribbon protein, with the protein MPTYGYECTGCADQFEIMQSIKDDALTTCEKCGGKLRKRVYPVGIAFKGSGFYVNDYKGAAPATGGGSSGSASEPAKSETPPAAPSTESAPKSEPAKAEPAKTTP; encoded by the coding sequence ATGCCTACGTATGGCTACGAATGCACGGGGTGCGCCGACCAGTTCGAAATTATGCAGAGTATCAAGGACGATGCTCTGACGACCTGCGAGAAGTGCGGCGGCAAGCTCCGTAAACGAGTGTACCCGGTCGGCATCGCGTTCAAGGGATCCGGCTTCTATGTGAACGATTATAAGGGCGCCGCGCCCGCGACCGGCGGCGGCTCCAGCGGCTCCGCTTCGGAACCCGCCAAAAGCGAAACGCCGCCGGCGGCTCCCAGCACGGAGTCTGCGCCGAAGAGCGAGCCTGCCAAGGCGGAACCGGCGAAGACAACGCCGTAG
- a CDS encoding alpha-L-fucosidase → MNTQLLIPTPEPRIARFETLAYGMFIHWGLYSQMGRGEWVQNFEQISVSEYAKLQDTFTARDFDARAIAKLAREAGMKYITLTTRHHEGFSLYDTRGLNDFDAPHSPAGRDLVAEFVEGCRAEGIIPFFYHTTLDWRWDSANCSAEKFDEYLDYLNASVETLCANYGEIGGLWFDGNWSRPGADWKEDRMYATIRRHQPEAMIINNTGLDARGALGNPELDSTTFEQGLPTQPDRRGWPKYVSVEMCQTMNTHWGVGANDFDYLSPGKVIQNLSACRKAGANYLLNVGPTATGAIPEYETATLRRAGDWVKINGDSIYETKPTDIRCQGRDFVLRNGDKLYYFAHDLGRIGDAHVTFEGGSAGPRALSNFSSPIKSAKWMDSGEDLSWAQNTETKIAALNCTGYPYGSNLVVRVAEIELG, encoded by the coding sequence GTGAACACCCAACTTTTGATTCCCACGCCGGAGCCGCGCATTGCGCGCTTCGAGACGCTTGCCTACGGCATGTTTATCCATTGGGGCCTGTATTCGCAGATGGGACGCGGCGAGTGGGTTCAGAACTTCGAACAGATCTCCGTTTCGGAGTACGCCAAGCTCCAGGACACGTTCACGGCGCGCGACTTCGACGCCCGCGCCATCGCGAAGCTGGCGCGCGAGGCGGGCATGAAGTACATCACGCTCACGACTCGCCACCACGAAGGGTTTTCGCTTTACGACACCCGAGGGCTGAACGACTTCGATGCGCCGCACTCGCCGGCCGGACGCGATCTTGTCGCCGAATTTGTGGAAGGATGCCGCGCCGAAGGGATCATCCCATTCTTCTACCACACGACGCTGGACTGGCGGTGGGACTCGGCCAACTGCTCGGCGGAAAAGTTCGACGAATACCTCGACTACCTGAACGCCTCCGTCGAAACGCTCTGCGCGAACTATGGAGAAATCGGCGGACTGTGGTTCGACGGCAACTGGTCTCGTCCGGGCGCCGACTGGAAAGAAGACCGGATGTACGCCACCATCCGCCGGCATCAGCCCGAGGCGATGATCATCAACAATACGGGGCTGGACGCGCGCGGCGCCCTTGGCAACCCCGAGCTGGATTCGACCACCTTTGAACAGGGCCTTCCCACACAGCCGGATCGCCGGGGCTGGCCTAAGTACGTCTCCGTGGAGATGTGCCAGACGATGAATACGCACTGGGGCGTCGGCGCGAACGATTTCGATTATCTCTCGCCCGGCAAAGTCATTCAGAACCTGTCGGCGTGCCGCAAAGCCGGCGCGAACTATCTGCTGAATGTCGGCCCGACGGCGACGGGAGCCATCCCCGAATACGAAACCGCGACGCTGCGGCGCGCCGGCGACTGGGTGAAGATCAACGGCGACTCGATCTATGAGACGAAGCCCACGGACATTCGCTGCCAGGGCCGCGACTTCGTCCTGCGAAATGGAGACAAACTCTACTATTTCGCCCACGATCTCGGACGGATCGGCGACGCGCATGTTACCTTTGAAGGCGGCTCCGCCGGTCCCCGCGCTTTGAGCAACTTCTCCTCGCCGATCAAGAGCGCCAAGTGGATGGACAGCGGCGAAGATCTCTCCTGGGCGCAAAACACGGAGACGAAAATCGCGGCGCTGAACTGCACCGGTTATCCCTACGGCTCGAATTTGGTCGTGCGAGTCGCCGAGATCGAATTGGGATAG
- the folK gene encoding 2-amino-4-hydroxy-6-hydroxymethyldihydropteridine diphosphokinase, with protein MSTPESPFEEWVTAYLGLGANVGDPQKSLSQALRELAKHPKIQLIQASSLYRTAPVGVLDQPDFLNAVVQIETALDPDALMTAMLGVEKKLGRVRTKRWGPRVIDIDVLLYGARQIETPLITAPHPRMHERAFVMTPLAEIAPDLRIPGDTKSAVQIASELPDKKSVKIVGTFAAPNSS; from the coding sequence GTGTCCACACCCGAATCTCCTTTCGAGGAATGGGTGACGGCGTATTTGGGCCTGGGCGCCAATGTCGGCGATCCACAAAAATCTCTCTCCCAGGCCTTGAGAGAACTCGCGAAGCACCCGAAGATACAATTAATTCAAGCATCGTCGCTGTACCGGACCGCGCCCGTCGGCGTGCTCGACCAGCCGGACTTTCTGAACGCCGTCGTCCAGATCGAAACCGCGCTGGATCCGGACGCGCTGATGACGGCCATGCTGGGCGTCGAAAAAAAACTCGGACGCGTGCGAACCAAGCGATGGGGTCCGCGCGTTATTGATATCGACGTGCTGCTCTACGGCGCGCGCCAGATCGAGACGCCTCTTATCACCGCGCCCCACCCGCGCATGCATGAGCGAGCCTTCGTGATGACGCCGCTGGCGGAGATCGCGCCAGATCTCAGGATCCCGGGAGACACGAAAAGCGCGGTCCAAATCGCCTCGGAACTACCCGATAAAAAATCGGTAAAAATAGTTGGAACATTTGCTGCTCCGAATTCGTCATGA
- a CDS encoding VOC family protein translates to MSIHPKNSPGFHHIAIRVADLAATTKLYTEGFGFKQTYNWGEGEKAGVLLDLGDGNYLEIFAGGKKPETDALPETGMIHFAVRTPDVDAAHARALAAGARETMAPKDHTIPGEPPAPIRISFVAGYDGEVIEFFNNELL, encoded by the coding sequence ATGTCTATCCATCCCAAGAACTCTCCGGGTTTCCACCATATCGCCATCCGCGTCGCCGATCTGGCCGCCACCACAAAGCTTTACACCGAGGGCTTCGGCTTCAAACAGACCTACAACTGGGGCGAAGGCGAGAAAGCCGGTGTTCTGCTCGATCTCGGCGACGGCAATTATCTGGAAATCTTTGCCGGCGGCAAGAAGCCGGAAACCGACGCGCTGCCCGAAACAGGCATGATCCACTTCGCCGTTCGCACTCCGGATGTGGACGCCGCCCACGCGCGCGCCCTCGCCGCCGGCGCGCGTGAGACGATGGCTCCGAAGGACCACACGATCCCCGGCGAGCCGCCGGCGCCGATCCGTATTTCGTTTGTCGCGGGATATGACGGCGAGGTGATTGAGTTCTTTAATAACGAGCTGCTGTAG
- the lepA gene encoding translation elongation factor 4: protein MSDHQQFIRNFCIIAHIDHGKSTLADRLLEFTGTVQHRHMQEQLLDSMDIERERGITIKMASVRLSYKALDGVTYQLNLIDTPGHVDFTYEVSRSLAACEGAVLVVDAAQGVEAQTLANVNLAMSSNLEIVPVINKIDLPAADPDRVAEEIEEVLAIDATEAIRASAKMGIGTEEILESVVRRVPPPSGDVNAPLRALVYDSHFDAYLGVVAYIRVVDGEITGGTQIKMLATGKVFDVTGVGVFAPRMKSIDKLRAGEVGYMTASVKTVGDCNVGDTVTLAHGGSSQPLAGYRQALPVVFCGLYPVDSNQYQDLKEALGRLQLNDAALTFEPESSAALGFGYRCGFLGLLHLDIIQERLEREFNLVLIATAPSVIYKVHLTSGETIEVDNPANLPPATQIAGMDEPMVAASVIIPSSYVGTVMDLARERRGVYVRTDYPARDRVMIHYKLPMNEILMDFFDQLKSRTKGYASFDYDQAGYEPSNLVKLDININGDPVDALSFITHKEKAYGRGRQLVEKLKAIIPRQQFEIRLQAAIGAKVIASENISALRKNVIAKCYGGDISRKRKLLEKQKEGKKRMKSIGSVEIPQEAFMSVLKLGDD from the coding sequence ATGTCTGACCATCAACAATTTATCCGCAACTTTTGCATCATCGCGCATATCGACCACGGCAAGTCCACGCTCGCCGACCGCCTTCTAGAGTTCACCGGCACGGTGCAGCATCGGCACATGCAGGAGCAATTGCTCGATTCCATGGATATCGAGCGTGAGCGAGGCATCACCATCAAAATGGCGTCGGTGCGGCTGAGTTACAAGGCGCTCGACGGCGTCACGTACCAGCTCAATCTGATCGATACCCCCGGACACGTTGACTTCACTTACGAAGTCTCGCGCAGCCTCGCGGCCTGCGAGGGCGCGGTTCTGGTTGTCGACGCCGCGCAGGGCGTCGAGGCGCAGACGCTCGCCAATGTCAACCTGGCGATGAGCAGCAACCTCGAGATCGTGCCGGTCATCAACAAGATTGACCTGCCCGCGGCGGATCCGGACCGGGTGGCCGAAGAAATCGAAGAAGTGCTGGCGATCGACGCCACCGAGGCGATCCGGGCCTCCGCGAAGATGGGTATCGGCACCGAGGAAATTTTGGAATCCGTCGTGCGCCGCGTGCCGCCCCCGTCGGGAGATGTGAACGCTCCCCTGCGGGCGCTCGTGTACGACAGCCACTTTGACGCGTATCTGGGCGTCGTCGCTTATATCCGCGTCGTGGACGGCGAGATCACAGGCGGAACGCAGATCAAGATGCTGGCGACCGGCAAGGTGTTCGACGTCACTGGCGTCGGCGTCTTCGCGCCGCGCATGAAGAGTATCGACAAGCTGCGCGCGGGCGAAGTCGGCTACATGACCGCGAGCGTCAAGACGGTCGGCGACTGCAACGTCGGCGACACGGTTACCCTCGCCCATGGCGGCTCCAGCCAGCCGCTCGCCGGATACCGGCAGGCGCTGCCCGTCGTCTTCTGCGGCCTTTACCCCGTTGACAGCAACCAGTATCAAGATCTGAAAGAAGCGCTCGGACGACTTCAGCTCAATGACGCGGCGCTGACATTCGAGCCCGAGTCTTCGGCGGCGCTCGGCTTCGGCTACCGCTGCGGATTTTTGGGCCTGCTCCACCTGGATATCATCCAGGAGCGATTGGAGCGAGAGTTCAATCTGGTGCTGATCGCGACCGCGCCCAGCGTCATCTACAAAGTCCATCTGACATCGGGAGAGACGATTGAAGTCGACAACCCGGCGAACCTGCCGCCGGCGACACAGATCGCGGGCATGGACGAGCCGATGGTCGCCGCCAGCGTCATTATCCCCTCCTCATATGTCGGCACGGTCATGGACCTGGCGCGCGAGCGGCGCGGCGTGTATGTCCGCACGGACTACCCGGCCCGCGACCGCGTGATGATCCACTATAAGCTGCCGATGAACGAGATCCTGATGGACTTCTTCGATCAGCTCAAGTCGCGCACCAAGGGCTACGCGTCCTTCGACTACGATCAGGCGGGCTATGAGCCCTCCAATCTGGTCAAACTCGATATCAACATCAACGGCGACCCTGTCGACGCCCTGTCGTTCATCACGCACAAGGAAAAGGCGTATGGACGCGGGCGGCAATTGGTGGAGAAGCTGAAGGCGATCATTCCCCGGCAGCAGTTCGAGATCCGCTTGCAGGCGGCGATCGGCGCGAAGGTCATCGCTTCCGAGAATATTTCGGCGCTGCGCAAGAACGTTATCGCGAAGTGCTACGGCGGCGACATTTCACGCAAGCGCAAACTGCTGGAGAAGCAAAAAGAAGGCAAGAAGCGCATGAAGTCGATCGGCAGCGTCGAAATTCCGCAGGAAGCGTTCATGAGCGTCCTGAAGCTGGGCGACGATTAA